The Chitinophaga sp. H8 genome contains a region encoding:
- a CDS encoding UbiX family flavin prenyltransferase yields MKHRIVVAVTGASGSIYARQLLQKLQLAGDQTEAVAVVMTENAKTVWQTELNNEDYASLPFKFYTQQDFHAPFASGSGRFNTMIICPCSVGTLGRIATGMSNDLITRAADVVLKERRKLICVVRETPYNLVHIRNMATVTEAGGIICPATPSFYSQPATIEAVVATVVDRILDLAGIAQDTYRWGQ; encoded by the coding sequence ATGAAACATCGTATAGTAGTAGCGGTTACAGGAGCAAGCGGATCTATTTACGCCAGGCAATTGTTGCAGAAACTGCAGCTGGCTGGTGATCAGACGGAGGCCGTAGCAGTAGTAATGACGGAAAACGCCAAAACGGTGTGGCAAACTGAGCTGAATAATGAGGATTACGCGTCCCTGCCCTTTAAATTTTACACCCAACAAGACTTTCATGCCCCCTTTGCTTCCGGTTCCGGAAGATTTAATACGATGATCATATGTCCCTGTTCTGTAGGTACGCTGGGGCGTATTGCTACAGGTATGTCTAATGACCTGATTACCAGGGCTGCGGATGTAGTGCTGAAAGAGCGGCGCAAGCTGATCTGTGTGGTGAGGGAAACCCCGTATAACCTGGTGCATATCCGGAATATGGCTACGGTGACGGAGGCCGGTGGGATCATTTGTCCTGCCACCCCTTCCTTTTACAGCCAGCCGGCTACCATTGAAGCCGTAGTAGCCACGGTGGTAGACCGTATCCTGGACCTGGCCGGGATAGCGCAGGACACCTATCGCTGGGGTCAATAA
- the bioB gene encoding biotin synthase BioB: MQDVQIRHNWTIEEIKAIYNTPLLELVYQAATLHRQYQDTAEVQVCTLLSIKTGGCTEDCAYCPQAARYNTDIKVHGLLKKEEVLQYAQQAKDAGSTRFCMGAAWREVRDNRDFDRVLDMVKGVNELGMEVCCTLGMLNAEQAKKLADAGLYAYNHNLDTSKEHYSEIITTRTYDDRLETLENVRKAGVSVCCGGIIGLGESHEDRIGMLHTLSSLPEHPDSVPINALTRVKGTPLEHLPKVEFWDMVRMIATTRILMPKAMVRLSAGRAEMSISDQALCFMAGANSIFTGEKLLTTGNPSFEQDHMMFELLGLKPREAFKEEHATADSCC, from the coding sequence ATGCAAGATGTGCAGATACGTCACAACTGGACAATTGAAGAAATAAAAGCTATTTACAATACTCCATTACTGGAACTGGTATACCAGGCAGCTACACTGCACCGCCAGTACCAGGATACCGCCGAAGTACAGGTTTGCACCCTGTTATCCATCAAAACCGGCGGATGTACAGAAGATTGCGCTTATTGCCCGCAGGCAGCCCGTTATAATACTGATATCAAAGTACATGGCCTTCTTAAAAAAGAAGAAGTGCTGCAATATGCCCAACAAGCCAAGGATGCAGGTTCTACCCGCTTTTGCATGGGTGCTGCCTGGAGGGAAGTACGCGACAACCGCGACTTTGACCGGGTACTGGACATGGTAAAAGGCGTGAATGAACTGGGCATGGAAGTATGCTGCACATTAGGGATGCTGAATGCAGAACAGGCTAAAAAACTGGCAGATGCCGGCCTCTATGCATACAACCATAACCTGGATACTTCCAAGGAGCATTATAGCGAAATTATTACTACCCGCACCTATGACGATCGCCTGGAAACATTGGAAAATGTCAGGAAAGCGGGCGTTAGCGTATGCTGTGGTGGGATCATCGGGCTGGGCGAATCGCACGAAGACCGTATCGGTATGCTCCACACCCTGAGCAGCCTGCCGGAACATCCGGATTCCGTACCCATCAATGCGTTGACACGGGTAAAAGGAACGCCACTGGAACACCTGCCTAAAGTAGAATTCTGGGATATGGTACGCATGATCGCTACCACCCGTATCTTAATGCCTAAAGCCATGGTACGCCTCAGCGCAGGCCGGGCCGAAATGAGCATATCTGACCAGGCATTGTGTTTTATGGCTGGTGCCAACTCTATCTTTACCGGTGAAAAACTGCTCACCACCGGCAACCCTTCTTTTGAACAGGATCATATGATGTTTGAACTATTGGGACTGAAGCCAAGAGAAGCATTTAAAGAAGAACATGCTACAGCCGACAGCTGCTGCTAA
- the aroQ gene encoding type II 3-dehydroquinate dehydratase, which produces MQIAIINGPNLNLLGKREPGIYGSQSFEQYFETLKAAYPVVEFSYFQSNVEGEIINHLHEKGFSADGILLNAGGYTHTSVAIRDAIAGIKTPVIEIHISNVYAREDFRHTSLIAPKCVGSICGLGMKGYALGVAYFVN; this is translated from the coding sequence ATGCAGATTGCCATTATTAACGGGCCAAATTTAAACCTGTTGGGAAAGCGGGAGCCGGGGATTTACGGCAGCCAGTCTTTTGAACAATATTTTGAAACATTAAAGGCCGCCTATCCTGTGGTGGAGTTCAGCTATTTTCAGAGTAATGTAGAAGGGGAGATCATTAATCATTTACATGAAAAGGGATTTAGTGCAGATGGTATTCTGCTTAACGCAGGAGGATATACGCATACTTCTGTAGCCATCCGTGACGCCATTGCAGGTATTAAAACACCTGTGATAGAGATTCATATCAGCAATGTATATGCACGGGAGGATTTCCGTCATACCTCATTAATAGCGCCTAAATGCGTAGGGAGTATCTGCGGACTGGGCATGAAGGGGTATGCCCTGGGCGTAGCCTATTTTGTAAATTGA
- a CDS encoding M42 family metallopeptidase: MSKKQKSILGKEALAFLKNYLNNPSPTGFEKEGQKLWLSYLKPFVDEYIVDAYGSVVGVINPKAEFKVVIEAHADEISWFVNYISPDGLIYVIRNGGSDQQIAPSKRVNIHTEKGIVKAVFGWPAIHTRNRNPEKEPHPKVDNIFLDCGARSKKEVEDLGVHVGCVITFEDGFEELNYDYYIARAFDNRIGGFMIAEVARMLKEKKQQLPFGLYIVNAVQEEVGLRGAEMIAKRIKANVAIITDVTHDSTTPMINKNVEGEIKCGGGPSITYGPAVHNILRDLIIKTAKKNDIPHQLHAVSRSTGTDTDAFAYSNDGTPSALISIPLRYMHTTVEMLKKEDVENTILLIYHTLLNITPKTNFQYL, from the coding sequence ATGAGCAAAAAGCAAAAATCTATACTGGGTAAAGAGGCGCTGGCCTTTCTCAAAAACTACCTGAATAATCCTTCTCCTACCGGCTTCGAAAAAGAAGGACAGAAACTCTGGCTCTCTTATCTGAAGCCATTTGTAGATGAATACATTGTAGATGCCTATGGTTCTGTGGTGGGGGTCATCAACCCTAAAGCTGAATTTAAGGTGGTGATAGAAGCACATGCTGATGAAATTTCCTGGTTTGTCAACTATATTTCTCCGGATGGACTCATTTATGTAATACGGAATGGTGGCTCTGACCAGCAGATCGCTCCTTCCAAAAGAGTAAATATCCATACAGAAAAAGGAATTGTGAAAGCCGTATTTGGCTGGCCTGCTATTCATACCCGCAACCGCAACCCGGAAAAGGAACCACATCCCAAAGTAGATAATATCTTCCTGGATTGTGGCGCCCGCTCCAAAAAAGAAGTGGAAGACCTTGGGGTGCATGTGGGCTGTGTGATCACTTTTGAAGATGGTTTTGAAGAGTTAAACTATGATTATTATATCGCCCGTGCTTTTGATAACCGTATTGGCGGATTTATGATTGCAGAGGTGGCCAGGATGCTGAAAGAAAAGAAGCAACAACTTCCTTTTGGCCTGTATATCGTGAATGCCGTACAGGAAGAAGTGGGACTGCGGGGTGCCGAAATGATTGCTAAAAGGATCAAAGCCAATGTGGCCATCATTACCGATGTTACCCATGACTCTACCACGCCTATGATCAATAAAAATGTGGAAGGCGAAATCAAATGCGGCGGAGGGCCCAGCATTACCTATGGCCCTGCGGTGCACAATATCCTCCGGGATCTGATCATCAAAACTGCTAAGAAAAATGATATCCCGCACCAGCTGCATGCAGTAAGCCGCAGTACCGGCACAGATACCGATGCGTTTGCTTATTCCAACGACGGTACCCCTTCTGCGCTGATCAGTATTCCGCTGCGCTATATGCATACTACAGTGGAAATGCTTAAAAAGGAAGACGTGGAAAACACTATCCTGCTGATTTATCATACACTGCTGAACATTACACCTAAAACAAACTTTCAATACCTGTAA
- the ytxJ gene encoding bacillithiol system redox-active protein YtxJ: MNWIDLTTEEQLSKIDQASAEQPVVIFKHSTRCSISAMAKSRLERAAAPANVSFYYLDLIRYRHLSDKIAHDYKVEHESPQVLLIKDGACVYDESHNGISMDELAAQVN, encoded by the coding sequence ATGAACTGGATTGATCTGACCACCGAGGAACAGTTATCAAAAATAGACCAGGCCTCTGCGGAGCAGCCCGTGGTTATTTTTAAGCACAGCACGCGTTGTTCTATCAGCGCGATGGCAAAATCCCGGTTAGAGCGGGCAGCAGCACCTGCGAATGTATCGTTTTACTACCTGGACCTGATCCGGTATCGCCACCTTTCAGACAAGATAGCACATGACTATAAAGTTGAACATGAGTCGCCCCAGGTGTTGCTCATTAAAGACGGAGCCTGTGTTTATGACGAAAGCCATAACGGCATCAGCATGGATGAATTGGCAGCGCAGGTAAACTAA
- a CDS encoding UbiA family prenyltransferase, with product MNYLYPGTRKIMRTLFNFFLFTSVYISCCALMMVWQTNQLLQLHYDYNTYYAFVFAATMCSYNFHWYLTPAIYSSSERITWAQQNKVLQLSLCAIGGLGALFFFWQLRAHWLPLSGAAILTFLYSAPKVPHKTFNWLSKIAIGKTLFLTFVWTYVTTLLPAFIADTGITLDVVLFTCHRFFLIYAICILFDYRDLESDKKEGIRSLITYLSFKNLFRVYYCSLLMAAISAVLLLPYTSLPVICTLLIAVLATAIITRKARNTPSDYMFYFILDGFMMLSAVLHMLLAVSI from the coding sequence ATGAACTATTTATATCCGGGCACCAGAAAGATTATGCGCACGCTGTTTAACTTTTTCTTATTTACCTCCGTTTATATTTCCTGCTGTGCCTTAATGATGGTATGGCAAACGAACCAGTTGCTGCAACTGCATTACGACTATAACACCTATTATGCGTTTGTATTTGCAGCAACCATGTGCAGCTATAATTTCCATTGGTACCTGACCCCTGCAATCTATTCCTCTTCCGAACGCATTACCTGGGCCCAGCAAAATAAAGTATTACAGTTATCACTTTGCGCGATCGGCGGACTGGGTGCCTTGTTTTTTTTCTGGCAACTGCGGGCCCACTGGCTACCTTTAAGCGGAGCCGCCATCTTAACCTTCCTTTATTCTGCGCCCAAAGTGCCTCATAAAACATTCAACTGGCTGAGTAAAATAGCCATAGGCAAAACCCTGTTCCTTACTTTTGTATGGACCTACGTAACTACCCTCCTGCCGGCATTCATTGCGGATACCGGTATCACCCTGGATGTGGTCCTGTTTACCTGCCACCGCTTTTTCCTGATCTATGCCATCTGTATCCTGTTTGATTACCGTGATCTCGAATCGGATAAAAAAGAAGGTATTCGCAGCCTCATTACTTACCTGAGCTTCAAGAATCTGTTCCGGGTATACTACTGCTCCCTGCTGATGGCTGCCATCAGCGCAGTGTTATTGCTTCCCTACACTTCCCTGCCTGTCATCTGTACCTTGCTGATAGCGGTGCTGGCTACGGCCATCATTACCCGCAAAGCACGCAATACCCCTTCAGATTACATGTTTTACTTTATCCTGGATGGCTTTATGATGCTGTCGGCAGTATTACATATGCTATTAGCTGTTAGCATTTAG
- a CDS encoding acyl-CoA carboxylase subunit beta: protein MNKIAELQSKIAEAMQGGGAVRIASQHKKGKLTARERLQLLLDEGSFEELDMLVNNRNRGLTTDQEQFLGDGVVTGFGNINGRLVYVFSQDFTVYGGSLSEPHARKICKILDLAMQNGAPVVGLNDSGGARIQEGVVSLGGYADIFYRNTRASGVIPQISAIMGPCAGGAVYSPAITDFIMMVEQTSYMFVTGPNVVKTVTHEEVTSEELGGAQTHATKSGVTHFACSNEVECIQNIRQLLSYVPQNCEETAPVYPYEPSNEVREALNNMIPANPNQPYDMKEVIAEITDTDSFFEVHRDFAENIIVGFARIAGRSIGIVANQPAILAGVLDIHASVKGARFTRFCDAFNVPLLVLVDVPGFLPGTDQEWNGIITNGAKLLFALSEATVPKITVTTRKAYGGAYCVMNSKHIGADLNFAFPQAEIAVMGAKGAVEIIYKKEIDAAADPEARMNELVADYTERFANPYLAAEKGYIDEVIVPEQARVKLIKGFKMLENKVVNMPRKKHGNIPL from the coding sequence ATGAACAAGATAGCTGAACTACAGTCAAAGATAGCCGAAGCCATGCAGGGCGGCGGAGCAGTGCGTATTGCATCCCAACATAAAAAGGGTAAGCTCACTGCCAGGGAAAGATTGCAATTGCTGCTGGATGAAGGCTCCTTTGAAGAATTGGATATGCTGGTAAATAACCGTAACCGGGGATTGACCACTGACCAGGAACAGTTTTTAGGTGATGGGGTAGTAACAGGCTTCGGTAATATCAACGGACGGCTGGTATATGTGTTTTCACAGGATTTTACAGTATATGGGGGTAGCTTGTCTGAGCCCCATGCCCGTAAAATATGCAAGATCCTGGACCTGGCTATGCAAAACGGCGCGCCGGTAGTAGGATTGAATGACAGTGGAGGAGCCCGTATCCAGGAAGGCGTAGTAAGCCTGGGAGGTTATGCGGATATTTTCTATCGCAATACCCGTGCCTCCGGCGTTATTCCACAAATATCAGCAATCATGGGGCCCTGTGCAGGAGGGGCTGTATACTCTCCGGCTATTACAGACTTTATTATGATGGTGGAACAAACCTCCTATATGTTCGTAACCGGGCCTAACGTGGTTAAAACCGTTACCCATGAGGAAGTAACTTCCGAAGAGCTGGGCGGCGCACAAACACATGCTACTAAAAGCGGGGTTACCCATTTTGCCTGCAGCAACGAAGTAGAATGTATCCAGAACATCCGTCAGCTCCTGAGCTATGTGCCCCAGAACTGCGAGGAAACGGCGCCGGTATACCCTTATGAGCCATCCAACGAAGTACGGGAAGCCCTCAACAATATGATCCCTGCCAATCCCAATCAACCTTATGATATGAAAGAGGTGATTGCGGAAATAACGGACACGGATAGCTTTTTTGAAGTACACCGCGATTTTGCTGAAAATATTATAGTAGGTTTTGCCCGTATTGCTGGCAGGAGCATTGGTATTGTAGCCAACCAGCCCGCTATCCTGGCGGGGGTACTGGATATACATGCTTCCGTAAAAGGGGCCCGTTTCACCCGCTTTTGCGATGCGTTTAATGTACCCCTGCTGGTACTCGTAGATGTTCCGGGATTTTTACCTGGCACCGACCAGGAGTGGAACGGTATCATTACCAATGGGGCTAAACTCCTGTTTGCCCTGAGTGAAGCCACCGTGCCCAAAATAACAGTCACTACCCGTAAAGCCTATGGCGGGGCCTACTGTGTGATGAACTCAAAACACATTGGTGCTGATCTGAACTTTGCCTTCCCACAAGCCGAAATCGCGGTAATGGGAGCCAAAGGTGCAGTGGAAATCATCTACAAAAAAGAAATTGATGCGGCGGCAGATCCGGAAGCACGCATGAATGAACTCGTGGCCGACTATACCGAACGCTTTGCCAATCCTTATCTGGCTGCAGAAAAAGGCTATATTGACGAGGTGATTGTTCCTGAACAGGCCCGCGTAAAACTGATCAAAGGTTTTAAAATGCTGGAAAATAAAGTGGTGAATATGCCCAGAAAAAAACACGGCAATATACCTTTGTAG